A stretch of the Clostridium botulinum genome encodes the following:
- a CDS encoding heavy-metal-associated domain-containing protein, whose protein sequence is MKAVINVSNIRSQKDVASITRALGSKEGIIACYIKKEIGKVDIVYDDYFINIDEIKELLEDKGYTII, encoded by the coding sequence ATGAAGGCGGTTATCAATGTTTCAAATATTCGTTCTCAAAAAGATGTTGCAAGTATAACCAGAGCCTTGGGAAGTAAAGAAGGCATAATTGCATGTTATATAAAAAAAGAAATTGGAAAAGTAGACATTGTGTATGATGATTACTTTATAAATATAGATGAAATAAAAGAATTGTTGGAAGATAAGGGGTATACCATTATATAA